From a single Nostoc flagelliforme CCNUN1 genomic region:
- the drmB gene encoding DUF1998 domain-containing protein — MKSKSKRKPSGEIRQSQIISTFGPGSMVDLPNYSVIIGGLNHWRGNRQRIDEDRLAARVAEILGVRDITMYAPPTDEQDPSAARSGITAFTFPTWFVAQVEETWTSPNGKEYRTRPLIPWGSLVKGKYLSDTKKKIPVVPVRFVQACVNGHISDIDWYRFVHSNSDPSSKCRGQLWLDERGSGNDFVDIFIRCEACGTRRPLSDVTVPNSKILGQCLGNRPWLGPKAFEPCVSRLTGKQEYNRLLVRAASNTYFSQVLSVISLPDSDAAMREAVNLVYEDFLQYAESSDDIKRERRKQKVANALEGFSDEAVWLEIQRKQSGQGDQDKSIKQVEIETLLSSPEEMGEDAPDGDFYARARKLTSLPPLLSSRIDRIILVHRLREVIAQVGFTRFEPAMPDIDGELALDVGRAALDIEPSWVPAIENRGEGVFISFQKQAIESWVKQPAVQKRGLELLRGFEVWQKRKAQEDAKFPGLPYIMLHSLSHLLITAVSLECGYAASSIRERIYVGETGYGILLYTGSPGSEGTLGGLVQIGKRIEYHLTTALESGRLCSNDPVCAQHQPDNVQEERFLHGAACHGCLLIAESSCERGNEFLDRALVVPTVEGLGAEFFLNQEM; from the coding sequence ATGAAGTCAAAAAGCAAACGCAAGCCTTCAGGAGAAATACGGCAAAGCCAAATTATTTCCACCTTTGGCCCTGGCTCAATGGTGGACTTACCAAATTACTCAGTAATTATCGGCGGACTCAACCACTGGCGGGGTAATAGACAACGAATTGACGAAGACCGCCTTGCAGCCAGAGTTGCCGAGATTTTGGGTGTCAGAGACATTACCATGTATGCACCACCTACGGACGAGCAAGACCCAAGCGCCGCCAGGAGTGGAATTACAGCTTTTACTTTCCCTACTTGGTTTGTTGCCCAAGTAGAAGAAACTTGGACTTCCCCTAACGGCAAAGAATATCGTACTCGTCCTCTGATACCTTGGGGTAGTTTAGTTAAAGGTAAATACCTCAGCGATACCAAAAAGAAAATACCAGTTGTCCCCGTTCGCTTTGTCCAAGCCTGTGTTAACGGACACATCAGTGATATCGACTGGTATCGCTTTGTCCACAGTAATAGCGATCCTTCCAGTAAATGCCGGGGGCAGCTTTGGCTTGACGAACGTGGTTCTGGCAATGATTTCGTAGATATCTTTATTCGCTGTGAAGCCTGCGGCACTCGTCGTCCTCTCTCCGATGTAACAGTACCCAATAGCAAAATTTTGGGTCAATGTCTGGGGAATCGTCCTTGGCTAGGGCCAAAAGCTTTTGAACCTTGTGTTTCCCGCCTCACTGGTAAACAAGAGTACAACCGACTTTTAGTAAGGGCTGCAAGTAATACCTACTTTTCCCAAGTTTTGAGCGTTATCTCCCTCCCAGACTCAGACGCAGCAATGCGAGAAGCAGTTAATTTGGTTTATGAAGACTTTCTTCAGTATGCAGAAAGTTCAGATGATATCAAAAGAGAACGTCGCAAACAAAAAGTTGCTAATGCTTTAGAGGGATTTAGCGATGAAGCTGTGTGGTTAGAAATACAGCGCAAGCAAAGCGGACAAGGAGACCAAGATAAAAGCATCAAGCAAGTGGAAATTGAAACACTGCTTTCTAGCCCAGAAGAGATGGGAGAAGATGCTCCAGATGGTGACTTTTATGCCCGCGCCCGCAAGTTAACTAGTTTGCCCCCATTATTATCGTCTCGTATTGACCGAATTATTTTGGTGCATCGCCTACGAGAAGTCATTGCCCAAGTCGGGTTTACCCGCTTTGAACCTGCAATGCCTGATATTGATGGTGAACTGGCGCTGGATGTGGGTCGGGCAGCCCTTGATATTGAACCAAGCTGGGTTCCTGCCATAGAAAACCGTGGCGAAGGCGTATTTATCAGCTTTCAAAAACAGGCAATAGAAAGCTGGGTAAAACAGCCTGCGGTACAAAAACGTGGGCTGGAATTGCTGAGGGGCTTCGAGGTATGGCAAAAGCGCAAGGCGCAAGAGGACGCTAAATTCCCTGGATTACCTTATATTATGCTGCACTCCTTGTCACACCTGTTGATTACAGCAGTATCCCTAGAGTGCGGTTATGCTGCTTCATCAATTCGTGAACGCATTTATGTTGGTGAAACAGGCTATGGAATTCTTTTATACACTGGTTCACCTGGGTCGGAGGGAACTTTGGGGGGTCTGGTACAAATTGGCAAGCGAATTGAGTATCACCTAACTACAGCATTAGAATCGGGAAGGCTATGTTCCAACGATCCTGTTTGTGCCCAACACCAGCCAGACAACGTACAAGAGGAGCGTTTTTTGCATGGTGCAGCCTGTCACGGTTGTTTGTTAATTGCTGAATCTTCCTGCGAACGTGGTAATGAATTTCTCGATCGGGCGCTTGTAGTACCTACAGTTGAGGGTTTGGGTGCTGAGTTTTTTCTAAATCAGGAAATGTGA